One Gimesia aquarii DNA segment encodes these proteins:
- the hemG gene encoding protoporphyrinogen oxidase produces the protein MNQPPPHSAQSKRVAIVGGGITGLSAAYRLLELADENGQSIEITVFESQSAAGGWIGSIDQKDYLIDTGADMFITNKPAAIELCKRLGLEEELIKTNPRYRGALILKDGKPVPVPLGFELMTPSRIGPMVKTPLLSPLGKLRMGLEYLIPRRQSPSGLDQDDESLADFVKRRFGQEALTRLIQPLVAGIYTSDPEKLSLRATLPRFLDMERDQRSLIKAIRKQKRETKSGDATGARYGLFAAFRGGMQTLTQTLAERVSERGSVLYDHRVTKVSPSQPAGYEVTVEESNAPPQTQQFDAVIFTTAAPHTAKMTDHFAPELSQLLNRIEYASTAIMLSVHRLEDIRHPLNAYGLVIPAAEQRKIFAVAFASRKFPGRAPEGCVQLRTFVGGAMQPEMLEYSDEELKTIVRTELEDILGVTGEPLFSKLLRHNQSMPQYHLGHLELVEQIEQQAANYPTLELAGNAYRGVGIPDCILSAEQAAERLFSSFNS, from the coding sequence ATGAATCAACCTCCTCCACATTCAGCACAATCCAAACGAGTCGCGATCGTCGGGGGAGGCATTACCGGTTTGTCTGCCGCATATCGCTTGTTGGAACTTGCTGATGAAAACGGGCAGTCAATTGAGATCACGGTCTTTGAATCCCAGTCAGCCGCCGGAGGTTGGATCGGCTCGATTGATCAAAAAGACTATCTGATCGATACCGGCGCCGACATGTTTATCACCAACAAACCGGCGGCGATCGAACTTTGTAAACGGCTGGGACTGGAAGAGGAGCTGATTAAAACCAATCCACGATACCGGGGTGCTCTGATTCTCAAAGACGGCAAACCCGTTCCGGTTCCATTGGGATTTGAGTTGATGACGCCCTCCCGCATTGGACCCATGGTAAAGACCCCGCTGTTGAGTCCTTTGGGAAAGTTACGCATGGGGCTGGAATATTTGATTCCTCGTCGACAAAGCCCCTCAGGGTTAGATCAGGATGATGAAAGCCTGGCTGATTTTGTCAAACGTCGTTTCGGACAGGAAGCGTTGACACGTTTAATCCAACCTCTGGTCGCGGGAATATATACTTCTGATCCGGAGAAGTTAAGTTTACGTGCCACCCTGCCTCGCTTTCTGGATATGGAACGCGACCAGCGTAGTTTGATTAAAGCGATTCGCAAACAGAAACGAGAAACAAAATCGGGCGATGCCACTGGCGCGCGTTACGGATTATTTGCTGCGTTCCGTGGAGGCATGCAGACGTTGACTCAAACACTGGCTGAAAGAGTCTCCGAGCGTGGTTCAGTTTTGTATGATCATCGCGTTACTAAAGTCTCCCCTTCACAGCCTGCGGGCTACGAGGTGACTGTGGAAGAATCAAATGCTCCCCCGCAAACACAACAGTTCGACGCCGTGATCTTCACAACCGCAGCGCCTCACACCGCAAAGATGACAGATCACTTTGCACCCGAGCTTTCCCAATTGTTGAATAGAATCGAATACGCTTCGACGGCGATTATGTTAAGCGTCCATCGACTTGAAGACATTCGACATCCGTTGAACGCGTATGGTCTTGTGATTCCCGCAGCCGAACAACGTAAGATATTTGCTGTCGCATTCGCGAGTCGAAAATTTCCCGGTCGTGCTCCTGAAGGTTGTGTGCAACTTCGCACATTTGTCGGCGGTGCGATGCAGCCAGAGATGCTGGAGTATTCCGACGAGGAGTTAAAGACGATTGTCCGAACCGAACTCGAAGACATTCTAGGCGTCACCGGCGAACCACTGTTTTCAAAGTTACTCAGGCATAATCAATCCATGCCACAATATCATTTGGGGCATCTTGAACTGGTCGAACAAATCGAACAACAGGCGGCAAACTACCCAACTCTGGAGTTAGCGGGCAACGCTTATCGTGGCGTTGGCATTCCCGATTGTATCCTCAGTGCGGAACAGGCAGCCGAGAGATTGTTCTCTTCGTTCAACTCATAA
- a CDS encoding DUF1598 domain-containing protein, whose product MNNSPQKKVKSNTSVLCTVPALLFLFLVTCVGSPLSAQVNGGGNNNGNNNNNQNNQNQNAGGITIDAAGVISAPFRVAKNSKQLNHRRLEALAAENLSSDLNQKSDFRKISLVKLEQACRELKEKNQPIPPEVQYLAGLWRIDYLFVDQEHNDLIIAGPAEGFAPNTQNRMVGVESGRPPLRLDDLVVAFKSQERGLITGCSFDAKRENLARMNEYIRRTNGASSTATAVTRFKTMAKILGMQDVSVTGVPAGSNYARVLVEADYMLKRISIGLEPSGIREIKSHLATLRGGGNSTQRWWFTPLYDAFTTTANRDAFTFSGQRLQMMSQEEFVNQAGQRSDAAHTRLSTTRYAQQFTKYFAKLADQHPTFAELQSITDLTVLAALINKERLHQQVGWDHRFFSSEMDYLVPQGNIPKQVPTAMNYKKASRLMICLVGGGVTVNARAVVNQTEFLTSRDNTLDQKKNAAIQRRGENTTRWWWD is encoded by the coding sequence ATGAATAACTCCCCTCAAAAAAAAGTGAAAAGCAACACGTCTGTTCTTTGCACCGTTCCCGCATTGTTATTTCTATTTCTGGTCACCTGTGTCGGTTCGCCACTCTCAGCACAGGTGAATGGGGGCGGAAACAATAACGGGAATAACAACAACAATCAGAACAATCAAAATCAAAACGCGGGGGGCATTACCATTGATGCCGCCGGCGTGATTTCTGCGCCGTTCCGTGTGGCCAAAAACAGTAAGCAATTGAACCATCGGCGGCTCGAAGCACTGGCGGCTGAGAACCTCTCGTCTGATCTGAATCAGAAATCAGACTTTCGAAAAATCTCACTCGTCAAACTCGAACAGGCGTGCCGTGAACTCAAGGAGAAAAATCAGCCGATTCCACCTGAAGTTCAATATCTGGCGGGTCTGTGGCGGATTGATTATCTGTTTGTGGATCAGGAACACAACGATCTGATCATTGCCGGTCCCGCGGAAGGCTTTGCGCCCAATACACAGAATCGCATGGTGGGAGTCGAATCGGGCAGGCCTCCTCTGCGGCTCGATGATTTAGTCGTAGCCTTCAAATCACAGGAGCGGGGGTTGATCACAGGTTGTTCGTTTGACGCAAAGCGGGAAAATCTGGCACGCATGAATGAGTATATTCGTCGCACCAATGGCGCCTCCTCAACGGCTACCGCTGTCACACGCTTCAAAACGATGGCGAAGATTCTGGGGATGCAGGATGTCTCTGTGACTGGTGTACCCGCCGGTTCGAATTATGCACGGGTGCTCGTTGAAGCCGACTATATGTTGAAACGAATTTCGATTGGACTGGAGCCCTCTGGCATTCGTGAGATCAAAAGCCATCTGGCAACGCTCCGCGGGGGCGGCAACAGCACTCAACGCTGGTGGTTTACGCCGTTGTATGATGCGTTTACCACCACAGCCAACCGCGACGCATTTACTTTTTCGGGTCAGCGTCTGCAAATGATGTCGCAGGAAGAATTCGTCAATCAGGCGGGTCAACGCTCCGACGCCGCTCACACTCGACTTTCAACGACCAGGTACGCACAACAGTTTACAAAGTATTTTGCGAAACTGGCCGATCAGCACCCCACCTTCGCGGAACTGCAATCGATTACCGATTTAACGGTTCTGGCTGCGTTGATCAACAAGGAACGACTGCACCAGCAGGTCGGCTGGGATCACCGGTTCTTTTCCAGTGAAATGGATTATCTTGTTCCTCAGGGAAACATTCCCAAACAGGTACCGACTGCGATGAATTATAAGAAGGCCAGTCGACTGATGATCTGTCTGGTAGGGGGAGGAGTGACTGTGAACGCACGGGCTGTTGTCAATCAGACGGAGTTTCTGACATCCCGAGACAACACACTCGATCAGAAAAAAAACGCAGCCATTCAACGACGGGGAGAAAACACAACACGCTGGTGGTGGGATTGA
- a CDS encoding sulfatase-like hydrolase/transferase, translated as MRRSRFLNFVCCFILALVFSSSQILQAADSPNVLLIMTDDQGWGDIRSHDNPLINTPNQDLLAKQGARFDRFYVSPVCAPTRAALMTGRYSLRTGVHGVTRGFESMRTEEITIAEVLKSEEYATGAFGKWHNGRHYPMHPNGQGFEEFFGFCGGHWNSYFDTNLEHNKRPVETKGYITDVLTDKAIEFIKQNQNKPFFCYVPYNAPHSPWIVPEKYWKKYANKGLDDRARCAYAMVESVDDNLGRLMQTLDDLDLSKNTIVLFLTDNGPNSNRYNGGMRGRKGSIHEGGIRVPLFVRYPGKIKPGTVVKQIAGHIDIFPTLLDFCDFDAAPGIPLDGKSLVPLLTNESAEDWPERMIFTDRLFRNSIPGTELPVGSVRTDRWRAAYERNRKWSLYDMQADPGQKKDVAKAHPQVLKQLKAAYADWFKDVSSAGFEPIPIPVGHPQENVTSVPANESFLKPEAGQGINYSGKGHNGYANSWIEDWTDPNAAAVWHLDVLTPGTYTLTLKYTCAEKDAGCQIQTKIGDQTLTATISKPHDPPKIGNQDRVEQSDNYMRKTWATIELGTVALQKGRYDLTLTGLKKTGTKMIDVKGIEIARGQ; from the coding sequence ATGAGACGTTCGCGCTTCCTGAATTTTGTCTGCTGCTTCATTCTGGCTCTCGTTTTTTCATCTAGTCAAATTCTGCAAGCTGCTGACTCGCCGAATGTGTTGTTGATTATGACTGACGATCAAGGCTGGGGAGATATCCGGTCGCATGACAATCCTTTAATCAACACACCGAATCAGGATCTGCTGGCAAAGCAGGGGGCACGCTTTGATCGGTTTTATGTCTCTCCCGTTTGTGCGCCGACGCGTGCTGCGTTAATGACGGGTCGATACAGTTTGCGCACCGGCGTGCATGGCGTGACTCGTGGTTTTGAAAGTATGCGGACTGAGGAAATCACGATTGCCGAGGTTTTGAAATCAGAAGAATATGCGACGGGTGCGTTCGGGAAGTGGCACAATGGACGACATTACCCCATGCATCCGAACGGGCAAGGCTTCGAGGAGTTTTTCGGTTTTTGTGGCGGTCACTGGAACAGTTATTTTGATACCAACCTCGAACACAATAAACGACCGGTTGAAACCAAAGGCTACATCACCGATGTCTTGACGGACAAAGCAATTGAATTCATCAAACAAAATCAAAACAAGCCATTCTTCTGTTATGTGCCTTACAATGCCCCACATTCGCCGTGGATTGTACCAGAAAAATATTGGAAGAAGTATGCGAACAAAGGACTGGATGACAGAGCCCGTTGTGCTTATGCGATGGTGGAAAGTGTCGATGACAACCTGGGACGCTTGATGCAGACTCTGGATGATCTTGATTTGAGCAAGAACACCATTGTACTGTTTCTGACAGACAATGGGCCGAACAGTAATCGGTATAATGGTGGCATGCGAGGCCGCAAAGGTTCGATTCATGAAGGGGGAATTCGCGTGCCACTGTTTGTGCGTTATCCGGGCAAAATCAAGCCGGGAACTGTCGTCAAGCAGATCGCCGGACATATTGATATTTTTCCCACTCTACTGGATTTCTGCGATTTTGATGCGGCTCCTGGCATTCCCCTTGACGGAAAAAGCCTCGTGCCGCTACTGACGAACGAGTCGGCAGAAGACTGGCCGGAACGTATGATCTTCACGGATCGACTCTTTCGGAATTCGATTCCCGGAACAGAACTGCCCGTGGGATCGGTTCGCACCGATCGCTGGCGGGCCGCTTATGAACGAAACCGCAAATGGAGCCTGTATGACATGCAGGCTGACCCAGGACAGAAAAAAGATGTTGCGAAAGCGCATCCGCAAGTCTTGAAACAATTGAAGGCAGCCTATGCTGACTGGTTTAAGGATGTTTCGAGTGCAGGGTTTGAGCCCATTCCGATTCCCGTGGGACATCCTCAAGAAAACGTGACCTCAGTTCCCGCGAATGAATCGTTTCTGAAACCGGAAGCCGGGCAGGGGATAAACTACAGTGGTAAAGGGCATAACGGCTATGCGAACAGTTGGATTGAAGACTGGACCGATCCCAATGCAGCCGCGGTGTGGCATCTGGATGTATTGACCCCCGGAACTTACACACTCACTCTGAAATACACGTGTGCTGAAAAAGATGCCGGCTGTCAAATCCAAACCAAAATCGGAGACCAAACACTGACGGCCACGATTTCAAAACCACACGACCCACCCAAAATTGGTAACCAGGACCGTGTGGAACAATCAGATAATTACATGCGAAAAACCTGGGCAACCATTGAACTGGGAACCGTTGCATTACAAAAAGGACGCTATGACCTCACATTAACGGGGCTTAAGAAAACGGGTACAAAAATGATTGATGTGAAGGGAATCGAAATCGCGCGCGGTCAATAA